From the genome of Cynocephalus volans isolate mCynVol1 chromosome 15, mCynVol1.pri, whole genome shotgun sequence:
TGGGGCAGGAGCCCACGGGGACTCCTTAAGGACCAGGGCTTGCTCCTCCTGGGCCTCAGCCCGGACCCTCACTTCATCCCCAGGCTCCCTCACGCCACTGCCTCCCCGACAGACCAGCATGGACAGGTCCGGGGCTCACAGGGGCAGACAATCTGGGGAGAGAGCTGTGTGCCCTCCTATACGAACCAGCGAGTAGATGAACTGCCTCCGTGGCCTCCCGGTACCCCAGACTGTCAGGGCAGAGCCACTGCCTGTGGATGCATGGACGGGGTGGGTGTCAGAAAGCACTTGTACCAGCCACTGCCACCTCCTCCCAGAGGAGCCCCAGGGGATCCTATCGGGTGGGTAACCTGGGCTGGTGTGTACTGGGTGGCCCAGCACTCACTCTTGGCCAGGTGCACCTTGTGGATGAGGCCGGGCAGCACGTGGCCGTCCTCGATGTTAAAGTTGTCATGCGGCCCGAAGACGTTGGTGGGGATGACCGCAGTGAAAGTGCAGCCGTGCTGCTGGAAGTAGGCCCTGCAGAGGCACAGTGTCTCCTGCCCTCACCCTGGGACCCCTGGTCCACCCACCCCACCGCTGACCCTTACAGGAAAAACAAGAGGCTGGCAGGAAGACCCCTCGGCCCACCCCAGACACCTTGAGGACGTTTGACCCCTCTTCCCCCCGCTCCAGGATAGGCCTTGGCAAGACGTGAGGACCTGTTCTGCACGTCGATCATCCTCTTGGCATACGAATATCCAAAATTGCTGCTGTGGGGCGGCCCGTCGTGGATCTGGGGGATCAGGGTGCGCTCTGAGACCACCACTTCCTCCTGGCCCCGCCCAcagccaggccccaccccagtgGTGAGCACCTCCTGGCCCCGCCCTCACCATGGTCTCATCAATGGGGTAGGTGGTCTTGTCTGGGAAGATACAGGTGGACAGGCAGGAGACTACTTTGCAGGCGCCCACCTCGAAGGCCGAGTGCAGGACGTTGTCGTTGATATGCACATTTTTCCTCTGCAGGGGCAGGACAAGGGGCAGATCAGGTTCCCCAGGCAGGACCCAAACCCCTACCTGCTCCTCCAGGGACAAAAATGGGGACATGCCCTGGCCCCTCACACATGGGCAGTACCTGAGCCTGCTTGTCCTAACTGCTCCCAAGACAAGGCAAAGCCTCCCAGGgctgaccttacagaaattactgccccctccctacccccaccagGGCCGTAGGAGGTCCAGCCCTTCCATTCTGGATGTGTAGGAGGACCACGTCCACAGGGGCTGCTGAGGGCACAGCAAGGGTGGGGAAGGAGCCCAGGGGGCCCAATCTGACACTAGGATGGAGTGAGGCTCCTACAACATGAGGAGAAGGGGCCCCTGCACTAACCCATCCTAGAGGAGCTCGTGCCCAGCTCTACTTCCCAACAGCAGTGAAGCCTGGGCCTGCCCTACCCTTCCCCAAGCCCTACTTCCCCTTCTGTAAATTGGACATGAGATggccaggagagagaggagaggtgatGGCCAGGCAGCCTGCTGGGAAGGCTGCGACAAACAAGGAGGACCTGGGGTGACAAGGTCCCTAAGGAGAATCTGGTCTGAGCCTCTGCTGACCCTAGTGTCTGGTACAGGCCAGCCAGGCCTAGGCTGCTACCCAGAGACAGGGGGGGCCAACCCTCAGGGGCACAGCCGGTAGGGGCAGGGCCCTTACACTATATCCCCTCCTTGTTAGGGCACATGCCACAGACACAGAGAGCCCAGTTCACACCTCTGCACCCCAGAGTGCAGTGGGCCTGGCTCAGGGGAGCTAGAGGCTCCAGAGGCCCAGAAGGATCTGGAGGAAGGAACCAGCCTCACGTCACAGTGAATGCTGGCTTCTTTCAGCTCTCCAACCCTGCAGGTCAGCTCCATGGCTTTTCCTACTGGACTAAATGCCCCAGGCCCACCTGTGTGTCCCTCTGCCCACAGCACCAAGTGTGGGTCACTGGGGGGGTCCTCACAGGCTGTCCCCACCAGGCTGTACCAAGCCCTGATCCTCAGGGACTTCCTGTGAGTTGGAAGCCCGCCGGGAAGTTCCCAGAACCTGGGCTCCTGGCTCCCAGTGCTTGCTGGACCCTCCTCACTTACCCAGAAGTCCAGATTGTATTTGATATTCCGGAACAGGCCCCCCACCATTGCAGCAAGGTGGATGACGTGTGTGGGCCGGACCTTCTCAAACAGGGCTTTGGTCTGTGCCGCGTCCCTGGGGGGAGCCGGGCTGTCAGGGACCCCAAGGAGGCCCAAGGGAACTAGCACTCTGGGGTTGGGGCATTGGGATCAGGAACCAGGTGGGGCTGTGGCAGGTAGAGCAGCCAAAAGGGAAGGCGGCCAAGTTCAGTGCCCAGCTGGTGTGAGAGCATGGGCTTCCGGGAAGGGATGGGGGGATGTTTGCATAGGAGAACAGCCAAGCACACCCAGGTCAGCCACCTGGCAGGGAGGGTCCAGTCCAGAGCTCTCCAGTCTGGAGAGGACATGGGGAGAAGGGGGTGCTCCGGCGATGGGCTCACTCACGTGAGGTCGGCGTCCTTGGAAGAGACAAACACCCAGTCCTCCCCAGGCAGGCCGGCCCCATCTGCTACCACCTTCTGGATGGCTCTGCCCACCAGCCCGGAGCCCCCTGTCACTAGGATCCGCATGgtgccttggggctcacccatGTCAGCTGCAGCTGTAGGGCCAATGGTGGGGGCTGAGGCCATGATGCTCCCAGCCTGTGGAGGCCCACTCCCGTGGGGCAACTGGCACAGAGTGAGGCCCCCAGGGAGGGGACACAGTCCACTGGCAACCAGACACACCCAGCTGGGCCGATGCACCCGCTCCTCCAGCTCTGTTTTCCAGGGAGCCCTCTTCCTAGGGTTCCACCGGGGCCCTTAGGCTGCCACCCAGCCTACAGCAGCAGGTCCTCTCATTCCTCCCGGCAGGTCGCGCCGGGACAGGCCTCGGGGCGCCGTCACCTTTGAGGACCCTACCCTGGGAGCCGGAAATCTGCTAAGGCCCCCCCCAGGACGGTTCTGCCCCCACCGCGGGGCCCCACGGCCAGCCCCTAAGGGAGGGGGTCGTGTTGGGAGGGGGCCCTGCCCAGACATCTCGCAGCTCCCGATCGTGCAGGCAGCCCAGCTGGAGCCTACGGGGAGATCCCATCGCAGCAGGGCCTCCTCCCCCGGCCCCGGCGCCCCACAGGGCTCGCTGGCTCTCACGGAGCACGCTGGGCCCGGGCCCCGGTTTGCGACGCCGTGCCCCCGGGGTCCCCTTGGTGTCCTCTGCCGTCTCACCTGCGCCCTGGCCCACCTGTGCGGCGCCCAGAGAGTTGCTTCCGGCTCCGGGTGAGTCTCCAGCCACGCGCGCGGCCAGGtggaggggcggggcggcggggGGCGGGGCAGCAGCACTCTGGGAGACGGAGTCCGCGGCCCCGAAGCACTCTGGGAGACGGAGTCCGCGGCCCCGAAGCACTCTGGGAAACGGAGTCCGCGGCCGCGCAGCACTCTGGGAGACGGAGTCCGCGGCCCCGAAGCACTCTGGGAAACGGAGTCCGCTCTCAAAGCACTCTGGGAAACGGAGTCCGCGGCCCTGAAGCACTCTGGGAAATGGAGGCTCGGCCGCAGGGACTCGGCGGCCGGTCGGCCCGGGCGCTTTTGCCCGGCGGGAGGACCGAGGACCCCTCGGGAGCCGTGGCAGGGGCTCCGCCCTCGAGGTCCCGAGCCTTGCGTCTGAGCGCGGGGTGGAGCTGACAGGCGGCTCCGTAAAGTGTGCCCGGCTCCCTCGCGACGGCGTCTCTTCACGGAAGTGTTTCCTCGTGACAAGTTAAAGCCCCCCTGCAGCCCTGTGTGTGACTACGGGTCAGCAGGCCGTCAGAGGGGACGGGACCCGGTTACGGCCGCACGCGTCCGGGTGCTTCGGCAGGACAGATTCATTCCACAAAACTCAGTTTCCCTGACTTCGTCTCAGCAACATTACTAATTATGTTGTTATAATAAAACGTCGCCACATAACTTGTATTCTTCGGGCCATAATGCCGAGGACTCAGTCTTTCTTCAGTGACtgcacttctttctttccttaaactTTGCTCGGTCGGAGACGCCCTGCTCTGCTGAGGTACAGCAGCACCACTGGCAACGCGCCTCCTAGATCCGGAGACGAGCCGCGGCCGGCAGCGCGTCCAGCGCCAGGGCAGGGCTGCAGCCCTTGCCGTCGGCCGCCGAGGAAACGAACAAGCAAGCACCGTTGCTGAAACGGAAACGAGCCATACCTTTTAGTGTATGGCGTTTCCACTTTGTACCTGATCACATGGTAATTTATCAGTATCACAGAAACTACCgaatgttttaatttgaatttaaaatcgCCACCTCTGAAGAGTGCTGTTCGCCCCGTCTTAGTACGTTTGGGCTGCTGGAACAAAGTACCATGGTCgggtagttttgttttgttttgtttaaagctgaccggtaaggggatctcaacccttggcttggtgttgtcagcaccacgctcagccagtgagtgcaccggccatccctatataggatccgaacccgcggcgggagcgctgctgcgctcccagcaccgcactctcccgagtgagccacggggtcagccctctttgacattttttaatggtagaatattataaagaaaagcaaaaatagcaGAATGATACTCTATTTGCTCACATCTCTCTTGATTGGCATTAATTATACTTTAAGCTATAAGAGCCAGAAAGTCTTTTGTATTAAAATTACTTTgggggccagttagctcagttggttagaacatggtgctgataacaccaaggcccagggttcgttcaatccctgtaccagccagccgccaaataaataaaaatataattactttaGGACTATTTATGTgagaattttctccttcataatcatacaaacatttttttgtcctttgcatattttattgaaatgtcatTTGTGTGTATTTCATGGGCAATTTCTTccaattcagaaaaatattttctctgaatttaaagaagtatatttttaaatccttttgaaAGTAAATTTGTCAATCTTAGCTCTGCCTGGGGTTTTTGTAAGCTTTTGTAAACCTCATTTGAAACCTGGAATTTGTATCAAACAGCTGTGGCAGTAAAATTCAAAACTGATCTTATTTTCCGTGAAAGACAATGGGTTCTGTGAGCATCTTCCGTTGTTTCCTTCTCTCGTAGAGCTTCTTAAATGCTGTCTAATCTAAATCGAATCCCTTTAACAGTGTCTACGGTAAGTTCAAGGTCAAAACTGATCTATATTTCATCAAGATGCTCCATGGTTGGGCTAATTCAAGAAATATtgtatataatttgaagtcagtccCAGTGCACTTGAGTCCTCGTCTCTTAGTAACAACGTGCTACAGATGACCCAAGTAATACCTCTAGTTTTTCAGCCAAAACTCTGGCTTGTTCACCTTTCTCTTTATTGGCCACTTTAGCTCTGTTTTTCTAAGTGTGCCTTTTTCAGGCTTTTGAATCAGTGCATAAAATCTGaggttttttaattaaatttttgttaGCTGTCTGGCACAGGGATCCgaatccctgaccttggtgttgtaacacggtgctcaaaccaactgagctacccagccagccctaAATTTATTGTtaggtttttaaaagtttttcatttaagtCAAAACCTAATGTGAAATCAATGAAATACTCATTAATCTTACCTTTTCTGCTTTCACTTTGGAAAGTTCATCAATATAGATAacaaaggaactctcatgcattgttggtgggactgcaaaatggtgcagcctctatggaaa
Proteins encoded in this window:
- the GFUS gene encoding GDP-L-fucose synthase; the encoded protein is MGEPQGTMRILVTGGSGLVGRAIQKVVADGAGLPGEDWVFVSSKDADLTDAAQTKALFEKVRPTHVIHLAAMVGGLFRNIKYNLDFWRKNVHINDNVLHSAFEVGACKVVSCLSTCIFPDKTTYPIDETMIHDGPPHSSNFGYSYAKRMIDVQNRAYFQQHGCTFTAVIPTNVFGPHDNFNIEDGHVLPGLIHKVHLAKSSGSALTVWGTGRPRRQFIYSLDLAQLFMWVLREYNEVDPIILSVGEEDEVSIKEAAEAVVEAMDFHGEVTFDTTKSDGQFKKTASNSKLRAYLPDFRFTPFKQAVRETCAWFTDNYEQARK